In Thermococcus thioreducens, a genomic segment contains:
- a CDS encoding sulfide/dihydroorotate dehydrogenase-like FAD/NAD-binding protein — MGYVITEKENLSAIDFFMEVEAPHIARSWKVGQFVVLIPDEKGERVPMSVYYAKDGRIGMFIRRHGKTTLKLWYEFDVGDELLSVTGPLGKPIEVKHYGNVVFVSDAVCAQAESYATLKAMKEAGNYTIAIQTFENEANVYPERYLAKPVADEHYLTTEDGSVGIKGHYLDVLKELIERDKVDIVFGGGKLGSLKKLAELTRPYGIPTIVTVRQIMVDGTGMCGSCRVLYGGEIKFACRDGPMMDAHKIDWDDAIKRNARFAEQEKIARERYIAQLKAKGVI; from the coding sequence ATGGGGTATGTCATAACGGAAAAGGAAAACCTGAGCGCCATCGACTTTTTCATGGAGGTCGAGGCGCCCCATATCGCCCGCTCGTGGAAGGTGGGGCAGTTCGTGGTTCTGATTCCCGATGAAAAAGGTGAGAGGGTCCCTATGTCCGTTTACTATGCCAAAGACGGGAGAATAGGCATGTTCATAAGACGGCACGGGAAGACGACACTCAAGCTCTGGTACGAGTTTGACGTTGGGGACGAGCTCCTCAGCGTTACGGGCCCCCTTGGAAAGCCCATAGAGGTGAAGCACTACGGAAACGTTGTTTTCGTGTCGGACGCTGTCTGCGCCCAGGCTGAGAGCTACGCCACACTCAAGGCGATGAAGGAGGCCGGCAACTACACCATAGCAATTCAGACCTTTGAGAACGAGGCCAACGTTTACCCCGAGAGGTACCTGGCGAAGCCCGTGGCGGATGAGCACTACCTCACCACCGAGGACGGGAGCGTTGGGATAAAGGGACACTACCTGGACGTTCTGAAGGAGCTTATAGAGAGAGACAAGGTGGATATAGTCTTCGGCGGCGGAAAGCTGGGCTCCCTTAAGAAGCTGGCCGAGCTCACAAGGCCCTACGGAATCCCGACCATCGTAACGGTCAGGCAGATAATGGTGGACGGAACCGGGATGTGCGGCTCGTGCAGGGTTCTCTACGGTGGGGAGATAAAGTTCGCCTGCAGGGACGGGCCGATGATGGACGCGCACAAAATAGACTGGGACGACGCGATAAAGAGGAACGCACGCTTTGCAGAGCAGGAGAAGATTGCAAGGGAGAGATACATAGCTCAGCTTAAGGCCAAAGGGGTGATCTGA
- a CDS encoding 4-phosphopantoate--beta-alanine ligase, with protein sequence MVEIPKSHPRYWSLYYREKIIEGMEKGMTAKAGLIAHGRGEAFDYLIGERTIEPAENAMKAAVAKLLLAEHPVISVNGNVAALVPKETIELAKALGAKLEINLFYRTEERVKAIAEELRKYDPDVELLGINPTKRIPGLEHERGKVDEEGIWKADVVVVPLEDGDRTEALVRMGKFVITVDLNPLSRSARMADITIVDNIVRAYPRMTELAREMKDYSREELLEILEEYDNEKTLSDVLIHIRDRLTKLAEGGVWRKKELEA encoded by the coding sequence ATGGTGGAGATCCCAAAGAGTCATCCCAGGTACTGGAGCCTGTACTACCGGGAAAAGATCATTGAAGGGATGGAAAAGGGCATGACGGCTAAAGCGGGCCTCATAGCGCACGGCAGGGGTGAGGCCTTCGACTACCTTATCGGCGAAAGAACCATAGAACCAGCCGAGAATGCAATGAAGGCCGCAGTGGCCAAACTGCTCCTCGCGGAGCACCCAGTCATCTCGGTCAACGGGAACGTTGCAGCACTAGTCCCAAAGGAGACCATAGAGCTCGCCAAGGCCCTTGGCGCAAAGCTTGAAATAAACCTCTTCTACCGCACCGAGGAGCGCGTTAAGGCGATAGCGGAGGAGCTGAGAAAGTACGACCCAGATGTTGAGCTCCTCGGGATAAACCCCACGAAGCGCATTCCTGGTCTTGAACATGAGAGGGGAAAGGTTGACGAGGAGGGAATATGGAAAGCAGATGTGGTCGTTGTCCCTCTGGAAGACGGCGACAGGACGGAAGCCCTCGTCAGGATGGGCAAGTTCGTGATCACAGTTGACCTCAACCCGCTCTCAAGGAGTGCCAGAATGGCCGACATAACCATCGTTGACAATATAGTCCGCGCGTATCCCAGAATGACGGAGCTGGCGAGGGAGATGAAGGACTACAGCAGGGAGGAGCTACTGGAGATACTCGAAGAATACGACAACGAGAAAACACTAAGCGACGTTCTGATCCATATAAGGGACAGACTAACAAAGCTCGCTGAGGGTGGTGTCTGGAGAAAGAAGGAGCTGGAGGCTTAG
- the gltA gene encoding NADPH-dependent glutamate synthase: MAVKPKLIKERVPTPEVPVGERVKSFVEVNLGYDFASAVKEAERCIQCPPEYAPCIKGCPVHINIPGFIRALRENSDNPDEAVKNALRVIWNDNTLPAVTGRVCPQEEQCEAPCVMGKVGDPINIGKLERFVADYARKHGIEEELLREFMANGDGTKGRVAVVGSGPAGLTCAGELAKMGYEVTVFEALHRPGGVLIYGIPEFRLPKEILDKEIAKLRELGVEIKLDHIVGKTVTLEELLEEYDAVFIGTGAGTPKLLNIPGILLDRIYTANEFLTRINLMKAYLFPEYDEPIAVGKKTIVIGAGNTAMDAARSALRLGTEVTIAYRRGREDMTARIEEIHHAEEEGVKFEFFLNPVEFIGDGNGRVKAVKFEKMRPLEERDRKGKRKIVGTGEYVTLEADTVIIAIGLEPNRIISEEATGLKTNPDGTLVVDENLMTSIPGVFAGGDAIRGEATVILAMGDGKRAAKAIDAYIRQKKANA, from the coding sequence ATGGCAGTCAAACCAAAGCTCATCAAGGAGCGCGTTCCTACTCCGGAAGTCCCCGTGGGGGAGCGTGTTAAGAGCTTCGTTGAGGTCAACCTGGGCTATGACTTTGCTTCCGCGGTGAAAGAGGCGGAGCGCTGCATACAGTGTCCGCCCGAATACGCCCCGTGCATCAAGGGCTGTCCCGTCCACATAAACATACCAGGATTCATAAGGGCCCTCCGTGAGAACTCCGACAACCCTGACGAGGCCGTCAAGAACGCCCTGCGTGTAATATGGAACGACAACACATTGCCGGCCGTTACCGGCCGCGTCTGTCCGCAGGAGGAGCAGTGTGAGGCGCCGTGCGTCATGGGCAAGGTCGGAGACCCGATAAACATCGGTAAGCTTGAGAGGTTCGTTGCCGATTACGCAAGGAAGCACGGGATAGAGGAGGAGCTCCTCAGGGAGTTCATGGCCAACGGGGATGGGACGAAAGGCCGGGTCGCCGTGGTAGGAAGCGGGCCCGCTGGTCTGACCTGTGCGGGAGAGCTTGCAAAGATGGGCTATGAGGTTACCGTTTTTGAGGCACTCCACAGGCCCGGGGGAGTTCTCATCTACGGGATCCCCGAGTTCAGGCTTCCGAAGGAGATACTGGATAAGGAGATAGCCAAGCTCCGTGAACTCGGTGTCGAAATAAAGCTCGACCACATCGTCGGAAAGACCGTCACCCTTGAGGAGCTCCTTGAGGAGTACGACGCCGTATTCATCGGAACCGGTGCGGGAACGCCCAAGCTGCTCAACATACCGGGCATACTCCTTGACAGGATATACACCGCCAACGAGTTCCTGACAAGGATCAACCTCATGAAGGCCTACCTGTTCCCGGAATACGACGAGCCGATAGCTGTCGGAAAGAAGACCATCGTGATTGGGGCCGGAAACACCGCCATGGACGCGGCCCGCTCCGCATTGAGGCTCGGAACAGAGGTAACAATAGCATACCGCAGGGGAAGGGAGGACATGACGGCCAGGATTGAGGAAATCCATCACGCCGAGGAGGAGGGAGTCAAGTTCGAGTTCTTCCTCAACCCGGTTGAGTTCATCGGCGACGGGAATGGCAGGGTTAAGGCCGTCAAGTTCGAGAAGATGCGCCCGCTTGAGGAGCGCGATAGGAAAGGAAAGCGCAAGATAGTCGGCACCGGCGAGTACGTCACGCTTGAAGCCGACACCGTCATCATAGCGATCGGCCTTGAGCCCAACAGGATAATAAGCGAAGAAGCCACCGGCCTCAAGACGAACCCCGATGGGACGCTTGTGGTGGACGAGAACCTCATGACCAGCATTCCCGGTGTCTTCGCCGGAGGAGACGCCATCAGGGGTGAGGCAACAGTTATCCTCGCGATGGGTGATGGAAAGAGGGCCGCAAAGGCTATAGATGCCTACATCAGGCAGAAAAAGGCGAACGCCTAA